A stretch of the Fusobacterium varium genome encodes the following:
- the pcp gene encoding pyrrolidone-carboxylate peptidase, translating to MKVLITGFDPFGGEKVNPAWEAVRALPDNIDGIEVIKLQIPTVFKKSAKKLFENIDSVKPDVVICVGQAGGRYEFCVERVAINLDDGRIPDNEGYQPVDTPVFEDGDTAYFTSLPIKGMVEELKKASIPAAVSNTAGTYVCNHIMYSLLYYLNKNKLDNIRGGFIHVPYIPEQVIDKKNTPYMELSRITKALEVSIKAVKTYQKDIVVSGGKEF from the coding sequence ATGAAAGTATTAATAACTGGTTTTGATCCATTTGGAGGAGAAAAAGTAAATCCTGCATGGGAAGCAGTAAGAGCTTTACCTGATAATATTGATGGAATAGAAGTGATAAAACTTCAGATTCCAACTGTATTTAAAAAATCAGCAAAAAAATTATTTGAAAATATAGATTCTGTAAAACCTGATGTGGTAATATGTGTAGGTCAGGCAGGAGGAAGATATGAATTTTGTGTAGAGAGAGTAGCTATAAATTTAGATGATGGAAGAATACCTGATAATGAGGGATACCAACCTGTAGATACTCCTGTATTTGAAGATGGAGATACAGCATATTTTACTTCTCTTCCAATAAAAGGAATGGTAGAAGAATTGAAAAAAGCTTCTATTCCAGCAGCAGTATCAAATACAGCAGGAACATATGTGTGCAACCACATTATGTACTCTCTATTATATTATTTAAATAAAAATAAATTAGATAATATCAGAGGTGGATTTATCCATGTTCCATATATACCTGAACAAGTAATAGATAAAAAAAATACACCATATATGGAACTATCAAGAATTACAAAAGCTTTGGAAGTATCGATAAAAGCAGTTAAAACTTATCAAAAAGATATAGTTGTATCTGGTGGAAAAGAATTCTAA
- the pqqB gene encoding coenzyme PQQ biosynthesis protein B, producing the protein MSVIVKFLGTAQDGGIPQIGCKCEMCTDIRIGKRKEVLQAAIGIENTETGNRYMIEATPAFSKQYQSFIADKNGNLDGIFLTHAHMGHYTGLMYLGKEALNSKETKVYVSKKMAEFLKNNAPWSQLVKLKNIELIEFESGKELSLDNDIKIIPVEVPHRNEFADTHGFIIKGNKSFFFVPDIDSWEGFENQLNDIFKQCDYLAVDATFYTKEEIGNIRGRNFKEIPHPTVEETINFIEKNKWNLKDKKIILTHFNHTNLLFTNKELKEKVEKSGIIISEDEMEITL; encoded by the coding sequence ATGAGTGTAATAGTAAAATTCTTGGGAACAGCACAGGATGGAGGAATCCCACAAATTGGATGTAAGTGTGAAATGTGTACTGATATAAGGATAGGAAAAAGAAAAGAGGTACTGCAGGCAGCAATCGGAATAGAAAATACTGAAACAGGAAATAGATATATGATAGAGGCAACACCTGCTTTTTCTAAACAATATCAAAGTTTTATAGCAGATAAAAATGGAAATTTAGATGGAATATTTTTGACACATGCACATATGGGACATTATACAGGATTGATGTATCTAGGAAAAGAAGCTCTCAATTCAAAAGAAACGAAAGTATATGTGAGCAAAAAAATGGCAGAGTTTTTAAAAAATAATGCTCCATGGAGTCAACTAGTAAAACTTAAAAATATAGAATTAATAGAATTTGAAAGTGGAAAAGAATTAAGTTTAGATAATGATATAAAAATAATTCCAGTGGAAGTTCCACATAGAAATGAATTTGCTGATACACATGGCTTTATAATAAAAGGAAATAAAAGTTTTTTCTTTGTTCCTGATATAGACAGTTGGGAAGGATTTGAAAATCAACTGAATGATATTTTTAAACAATGTGATTATCTGGCAGTAGATGCCACTTTTTATACAAAAGAAGAAATTGGGAATATAAGAGGAAGAAATTTTAAAGAAATTCCTCATCCTACTGTAGAAGAAACAATAAATTTTATAGAAAAAAATAAATGGAATTTAAAAGATAAAAAAATTATATTAACTCATTTTAATCACACTAATCTTTTATTTACAAATAAAGAATTGAAAGAAAAAGTAGAAAAATCAGGAATAATAATATCTGAAGATGAAATGGAAATCACTCTTTAA
- the thrB gene encoding homoserine kinase — translation MAVYTVLDIENITTILAKYNLIPLQYEGIKDGILNTNYLISTAKGKFVLRVLEGHRSYEAEKEELDFLLELNAVIPCSVPCSTTDGEVLIKYNGKMMSLFYFVEGEKLTEINEHFLSEIGILLGKMHLFSKNKKLNRKTRIDEKYYFSKIDMKQIPITEEEKKILLSLYEKISMIDFSSLPCGIIHNDIFPDNILIKDGTISGVIDFNDSTYAPFIFDLGIVINYWIRINNFSSETENKYIEIFLKSYESIRKLSSMEKSLLDMGILKMALAFIFLRINKFSVEDNQNILIEDKTYYDLLPLLKYYHI, via the coding sequence ATGGCTGTTTATACAGTTCTTGATATAGAGAACATTACTACTATTTTAGCTAAATATAATCTTATTCCTTTACAATATGAGGGAATAAAAGATGGAATACTCAATACTAACTACCTTATTTCCACCGCAAAAGGAAAATTCGTATTGAGAGTTTTAGAAGGTCATCGCAGTTATGAAGCCGAAAAAGAAGAATTAGATTTTCTTTTGGAATTAAATGCAGTAATTCCTTGCTCTGTTCCCTGCAGTACTACAGATGGTGAAGTATTGATAAAGTATAACGGAAAAATGATGAGCCTTTTTTATTTTGTTGAAGGTGAGAAACTCACTGAAATAAATGAACATTTTTTATCTGAAATTGGAATATTACTAGGTAAGATGCATCTTTTTTCTAAAAATAAAAAATTGAACAGGAAAACAAGAATAGATGAAAAATACTACTTTTCAAAAATAGACATGAAGCAGATTCCTATAACAGAAGAAGAGAAAAAAATTCTTTTATCTCTATATGAAAAAATTTCTATGATAGACTTTTCTTCTCTTCCTTGTGGTATAATTCATAATGATATTTTCCCAGACAATATTCTCATAAAAGATGGAACTATCTCTGGAGTTATTGATTTTAATGATTCTACTTATGCTCCCTTTATTTTTGATCTTGGAATAGTTATAAATTACTGGATAAGAATAAATAATTTTTCATCAGAAACTGAAAATAAATATATTGAAATATTTTTAAAATCCTATGAAAGTATCAGAAAACTTTCTTCAATGGAAAAATCTCTTCTGGATATGGGAATATTAAAAATGGCACTTGCTTTTATTTTCTTGAGAATAAATAAATTCTCTGTGGAAGATAATCAAAATATTTTAATAGAAGATAAAACTTATTATGATCTTTTACCATTATTAAAATACTATCATATATAA
- a CDS encoding putative acetyltransferase, with product MILETDRLYLREMTENDLENLSTLLKDKRVMYAYEHDFDMNDIKEWLYRQMRRYQKDNFGLWAIILKETKEFIGQGGLTLQKCEGEEVLEIGYLLKYDCWHKGYALETVKGCKKYAFDNLKAEAVYSIIKHDNISSQRVAENLGMTKVKEFITQYYNGDILHYLYRMENKKDK from the coding sequence ATGATATTAGAAACAGATAGATTATATTTGAGAGAAATGACAGAAAATGATTTAGAAAATTTATCAACACTTTTAAAGGACAAAAGAGTGATGTATGCTTATGAGCATGACTTTGATATGAATGATATAAAAGAATGGCTGTATAGACAAATGAGAAGGTACCAGAAAGATAATTTTGGACTTTGGGCAATTATATTAAAAGAAACAAAAGAATTTATAGGTCAGGGAGGTCTTACGTTACAAAAATGTGAAGGAGAAGAGGTGCTGGAAATAGGATATCTTCTTAAATATGATTGCTGGCACAAAGGATATGCACTTGAAACAGTGAAAGGATGTAAAAAATATGCTTTTGATAATTTAAAAGCAGAGGCTGTGTATTCTATAATTAAGCATGACAATATTTCTTCCCAGAGGGTAGCTGAAAATTTAGGAATGACAAAAGTAAAAGAGTTTATAACACAATACTATAATGGAGATATACTTCATTATCTCTATAGGATGGAAAATAAAAAAGATAAATAA
- a CDS encoding putative HAD-hydrolase codes for MKFDLVLFDIDGTLLDFDLAEKNALADTLKEYNFICNDEILNRYHEINIFYWKQLEKGLVDKKQLAHKRYEQLFSEYRIETDIDIFNFKYRNKLKEGAYLLNNAMAICKELYINKVKIGVASNGGNDIQIRRIKKTGLDKYLTYMFVSEDIGYNKPHKEYFEYIFQKIKNVSKEKIIMVGDSLTADIQGGKNAGIATCWYNPNGEAGMESIRPDYEIKDLLELRGLIGII; via the coding sequence ATGAAATTTGATCTGGTATTATTTGATATAGATGGCACACTTCTTGATTTTGATTTAGCTGAGAAGAATGCATTGGCTGATACATTAAAAGAGTATAATTTTATCTGTAATGATGAGATTTTAAATAGATACCATGAGATAAATATTTTTTATTGGAAACAGCTGGAAAAAGGACTTGTAGATAAAAAGCAGCTGGCTCATAAAAGATATGAACAATTGTTTTCAGAATATAGGATAGAAACTGATATTGATATATTTAATTTTAAATATAGAAATAAATTAAAAGAAGGAGCCTATCTTTTAAATAATGCTATGGCAATATGTAAAGAGCTTTATATAAATAAAGTAAAAATAGGAGTAGCCTCTAATGGCGGTAATGATATACAAATAAGAAGAATAAAAAAAACTGGGTTGGATAAATATTTGACTTATATGTTTGTATCAGAAGATATAGGATATAATAAACCTCACAAAGAATACTTTGAATACATATTTCAAAAAATAAAAAATGTATCAAAAGAGAAAATAATAATGGTAGGAGATTCTCTTACTGCTGATATACAAGGTGGAAAAAATGCTGGTATAGCAACGTGCTGGTATAATCCAAATGGTGAAGCAGGCATGGAAAGTATAAGACCTGATTATGAAATAAAAGATCTTTTAGAATTAAGAGGGCTGATAGGTATAATTTAA
- a CDS encoding putative efflux transporter: protein MKNTKMDLTTGNVSVQLIKFAVPLFIANLLQAFYNIADMVIVGRIIGSRGVVAISNTSMLCFIINSICIGITLGGTVLIAQYRGKKNNESCKEVINSIFFLIIIISIAVTVLGVLTCRHVFVLLRVPEEALQESIEYMNIIYLGSIFVFGYNSVSSVMKGIGDSQKPLYFVLIAAILNIGLDFFLVGSVNMGTKGAAVATVISQGVSFLLAILYLKRYENIFEFSFKYIKKEKIKDILKIGISAALQMLIINIAYLIMTGLFNGYGIIISAASGIGLKINTFAGMPCWAVGQTVTAMTGQNMGAGKIKRVEEVVKTGIKIGFLLTLITVIFVQLTAEKLVTIFEKENQGIITEGVKYLRICCSVNSLIYSAMYIYDSFAIGVGNSFLAMLNSFLDSIIIKLFLSFIFTYFLSYGVNSLYASQAVSPIIPAAIGWLYYKKGNWKGKIEII from the coding sequence ATGAAAAATACAAAAATGGATCTAACAACAGGAAATGTATCTGTACAATTGATAAAATTTGCTGTACCATTATTTATAGCAAATTTACTGCAAGCATTTTATAATATTGCAGATATGGTAATAGTAGGAAGAATAATAGGAAGCAGAGGTGTTGTAGCTATAAGCAATACCTCAATGCTGTGCTTTATAATAAATTCTATATGTATAGGAATAACTTTAGGAGGAACTGTATTAATAGCACAATATAGAGGAAAAAAGAATAATGAAAGCTGCAAAGAAGTTATAAATTCAATATTTTTTCTTATAATAATTATATCGATAGCAGTTACAGTATTAGGAGTACTGACATGCAGACATGTATTTGTTTTGCTTAGAGTCCCTGAGGAAGCATTACAGGAATCCATAGAATATATGAATATAATTTATCTGGGAAGTATTTTTGTCTTTGGTTATAATAGTGTGAGTTCAGTAATGAAGGGAATAGGGGATTCACAAAAACCATTATACTTTGTTTTAATAGCAGCAATCTTGAATATAGGATTGGATTTTTTTCTGGTAGGAAGTGTGAATATGGGAACCAAAGGGGCAGCAGTTGCTACAGTTATTTCTCAAGGAGTATCTTTTTTATTGGCAATATTATATTTAAAAAGATATGAAAATATATTTGAATTTTCTTTTAAGTATATAAAAAAAGAAAAGATAAAAGACATTTTAAAAATTGGTATATCAGCAGCCTTGCAGATGCTTATAATTAATATAGCATATTTGATAATGACTGGATTATTTAATGGATATGGAATAATAATATCAGCTGCATCAGGAATTGGACTGAAAATAAATACTTTCGCAGGAATGCCGTGCTGGGCAGTGGGACAGACAGTTACAGCTATGACAGGACAGAATATGGGTGCAGGTAAAATAAAAAGAGTTGAAGAAGTAGTAAAAACTGGAATAAAAATAGGGTTTTTACTGACATTGATAACAGTTATATTTGTTCAGTTAACTGCTGAGAAATTAGTAACGATATTTGAAAAAGAGAATCAGGGTATAATAACAGAGGGAGTAAAATATTTGAGAATCTGCTGTTCAGTAAATAGTTTGATATATTCAGCAATGTATATTTATGATTCTTTTGCAATAGGTGTAGGAAATTCTTTTTTAGCAATGTTGAATTCTTTTCTTGATTCAATAATTATAAAGTTATTTTTAAGTTTTATTTTTACTTATTTTCTTTCGTATGGAGTAAACAGTCTATATGCAAGTCAGGCAGTTTCACCTATAATTCCAGCAGCAATAGGATGGTTGTATTATAAAAAGGGAAATTGGAAAGGTAAAATAGAAATAATATAA